AACAATCCCCAGCGTATTCTTAACCTGGAGAAAGCCGGAGCAGGAGCTGTTGTGTTGAAGTCATTGTTTGAGGAGCAGATTAGCCTGCTGATGAACCAATACAGCCAGTATAACGAATATCCCGAAGCGCTGGATTACATCCGTTCCTACTCCGAAACCTGGACGGTAAACGAATATACCAAACTGATTAAAGAGACCAAAGAGCTATGTACCATTCCGGTCATTGCAAGCATTCATTGCATCAGCAACGGAAGCTGGACCAGTTACGCGCAGCAAATCGAACAGGCTGGTGCCGATGCCCTGGAGTTGAATATCTCCATCCTGAATACTTCCCGTGATGCGGTGGATGTGGAAAAAGCACACATCGAGATTGTGAGAAGCGTGAAGAGCCTGGTATCTATTCCGGTGATTGTGAAAATCGGAGCCAATCATGCGAATCTGGTTTCGTTGGTGGATAAGCTGGCGGGAAGCGGAGCTGATGCGGTTACGTTGTTCAACCGTTTTTACCAGCCGGATATCAATATACAGAAACTCTCTTTCACTGCCGGTAATGTCTTCAGCAAACCGGAAGACCTGAGTAACACCATCCGCTGGACGGCGATTGTGACCGGTGTTTTGCCAAATGTGGAGATTTCGGCATCGACAGGGGTGCATGACTGGGAAGCTGCGGTGAAGATGCTTCTTGCCGGTGCACAGACCGTACAGATTTGCAGCGCTATCTATGAGCAGGGTGATGGTATCCTTTACGAGATTGAGACTTGTATCGAGGAGTGGATGAATCAGCACAGCTTTCATAATCTGGAGGATTTCCGCGGCAGACTGAACTACAAGAATATCGCCAATCCAGCCATGTTTGAACGGACGCAGTTTATGAAATACTTTGCGAGTCGGGAGAATGCCTGATGGTTTCTTCCGATTGGCTTAAGCATAAAAATACCCGCAGAAAGTGAGTTTCGAAACTCTTTTCTGCGGGTATTTTGTTTATAAACCGGTTTTCTCTAGCGCGAGTTTAGCGCAGCGTAACTCGTGCTGGAAATCCAGACAGCTTGTAGCTGTTTAAAATATTGAGTTTCATTGAATATACAGTTACTTTACGAGCGTTTATTCCTTTACTCTCGACAGCTACAAGCTGTCTTTGTTTTGGGTACGAGTTACGCTTTCGCTAAACTCGCACCAGGAGTTACCTTTCAAACTCGCGCGAAAGAGGGGAAGAACTCGCGGTCCTCTCAATTCATGGCACACCTACGCGGAACAGAGGCTACTTTTCGTCATCGTTTGTATCGGTTGTTGTAACTGATTCAACTTTTACTCTTTGTGATGAACCCAAGAAACGATGTTTCC
The nucleotide sequence above comes from Parabacteroides sp. FAFU027. Encoded proteins:
- a CDS encoding dihydroorotate dehydrogenase-like protein yields the protein MNKLKTTFAGLKLKSPIIVSSSGLTNNPQRILNLEKAGAGAVVLKSLFEEQISLLMNQYSQYNEYPEALDYIRSYSETWTVNEYTKLIKETKELCTIPVIASIHCISNGSWTSYAQQIEQAGADALELNISILNTSRDAVDVEKAHIEIVRSVKSLVSIPVIVKIGANHANLVSLVDKLAGSGADAVTLFNRFYQPDINIQKLSFTAGNVFSKPEDLSNTIRWTAIVTGVLPNVEISASTGVHDWEAAVKMLLAGAQTVQICSAIYEQGDGILYEIETCIEEWMNQHSFHNLEDFRGRLNYKNIANPAMFERTQFMKYFASRENA